A window of Chryseobacterium viscerum contains these coding sequences:
- a CDS encoding FeoA family protein, producing the protein MKEKGLHKLSGFPKNKMGKILGYDNDHLKMPNKIIEMGLLPETTFRILYQAPFSGPMYVEFGAEKSRIALREEEGDYIIVEELN; encoded by the coding sequence TTGAAAGAGAAAGGATTACATAAATTAAGTGGATTCCCTAAAAACAAAATGGGGAAGATATTGGGGTATGATAACGACCATCTGAAAATGCCCAATAAAATTATTGAAATGGGACTTCTTCCGGAAACCACTTTCAGAATTTTGTATCAGGCTCCGTTCAGCGGGCCAATGTATGTGGAGTTTGGAGCAGAAAAAAGCCGGATTGCTCTTCGCGAGGAAGAAGGAGATTACATCATTGTTGAAGAATTGAATTAA